From the genome of Neisseria sp. oral taxon 014 str. F0314:
ACAGGCAGGAATCCGGACTTTTGGGTTTCGGGAATCTCTGAAAAATTGCAGAGCCCATAGATTTTCTGGATTCCCGCCTGCGCGGGAATGACGGTGTTTAAGGACGCTATGGCAGATGTAGGTTGGGCCGAGATCCAACATTTCAGGTTTTTGTTGGGTTTGCCAACCCAACCTACGCTTGCTGTCTCTATGACTTAAATACATTTTTTCGATGCCATTCAAAGTATTTTTCGCTATCGGGGTGGATTTCTAATTTTTCTTCGAGTGTGATACCGAGTCGGGATAGGTTTCCCTTTGAAAGCCTTTTACTGGGGGCGATGTTGCCGTCTTCCTTAAAAGTAATCAGCCCGTTGTCGAACAGGGCATCAATATGCGGGGCGAGCATCAAGCCGTTGTATCGATCGAGCCGTTCGTTATCATTGCAGTCGCGCCAAGGTTTGATATGGCTGGCGATCAGCAATTCTGGCATATCTACACCGCTGATGGGGCATTGCGGATATCGTTTCAATACGCCGTTTCTGAATTCGCCTTGACCTCTGCGGGCGTTAATCAGGCGTTGGATTTGAGTTTTGTCTTTTTCGGTTGTGGCTTTTTCTAGATTTTGGTTAAGTTCGTTTAGATCATCTTCTAAAGATTGCTGAGAGGCTATCTGAAAAGTGGGAATGTAATCCTTCATACATGTTCCGCATGGAGTTAAGGCTTTATGATGTTCCTGCCAAGAGTAGGCTTCCAGTTCGGAAATAGAATTG
Proteins encoded in this window:
- a CDS encoding HNH endonuclease translates to MMPTLEIFIDMPDDEEYFTWRKNNSGGYVLNIKKSHIDDYPMIHRVKENGTGCMSTKKKDGTSAYTTNGYYKVCSNSISELEAYSWQEHHKALTPCGTCMKDYIPTFQIASQQSLEDDLNELNQNLEKATTEKDKTQIQRLINARRGQGEFRNGVLKRYPQCPISGVDMPELLIASHIKPWRDCNDNERLDRYNGLMLAPHIDALFDNGLITFKEDGNIAPSKRLSKGNLSRLGITLEEKLEIHPDSEKYFEWHRKNVFKS